Proteins encoded together in one Anaerotignum propionicum DSM 1682 window:
- a CDS encoding peptidylprolyl isomerase — MAKNPVITFEMQNGNVIKAELYPEIAPNTVNNFISLVNKGYYNGLIFHRVINGFMIQGGCPDGTGMGGPGYQIRGEFSMNGVKNDLKHDKGVLSMARAMNPNSAGSQFFIMHEKSPHLDGQYAAFGKVIDGQNVVDTIATAPTSRGDRPVEDQVMVKVSVDTFGETYPEPEKM; from the coding sequence ATGGCAAAAAATCCTGTTATAACGTTTGAAATGCAAAACGGCAATGTAATCAAAGCAGAGCTGTATCCTGAAATCGCTCCCAATACGGTAAATAATTTTATTTCCTTGGTGAATAAAGGCTATTATAACGGCCTGATTTTCCATCGCGTCATTAATGGCTTTATGATTCAGGGCGGATGCCCCGATGGCACAGGTATGGGCGGACCCGGATATCAGATTCGTGGTGAATTTTCCATGAATGGCGTGAAAAATGACTTGAAGCACGATAAAGGTGTGCTTTCCATGGCTCGCGCAATGAATCCCAACAGTGCAGGCTCTCAGTTCTTTATCATGCATGAAAAATCCCCCCATTTGGATGGACAGTATGCCGCTTTCGGCAAAGTAATAGATGGACAGAATGTGGTGGATACCATTGCAACCGCTCCTACCAGCCGTGGTGACCGCCCCGTTGAGGATCAGGTTATGGTAAAAGTAAGCGTTGATACCTTTGGTGAAACATATCCAGAACCGGAAAAAATGTAA
- a CDS encoding metallophosphoesterase — protein MKFFKNKAICSLVCLAGFLYWQNNGLTLTETTYSKEVPKGFDGYKILQVSDLQNKSFGQNQEKILEKIRNAAPDIIVITGDLIDRNRTNLDTAMTFVEGAVNIAPVYYVSGNHEHQSGYFEELSEQLTESGVTVLENGKTILQKNGDTIALIGLADKRVNPYYQAVLSTLIKGSHEDVFQILLSHRPELFETYVESGINLAFTGHAHGGQIRLPFLGGIFAPNQGFFPTYTSGVYEKKDTAMIVSRGLGNSTFPFRIFNRPELVMVTLRFENI, from the coding sequence TTGAAATTTTTTAAGAACAAAGCAATTTGCTCCTTGGTCTGTCTCGCAGGCTTTTTATATTGGCAAAATAATGGGCTTACACTGACAGAAACCACATATTCGAAAGAGGTCCCCAAGGGGTTTGATGGCTATAAAATTTTACAGGTTTCTGATTTGCAAAATAAGAGTTTTGGTCAAAACCAAGAAAAAATACTTGAAAAAATTAGAAATGCAGCACCAGATATTATCGTTATCACCGGTGATTTAATTGACCGTAATCGCACCAATCTGGACACAGCTATGACTTTCGTTGAGGGTGCAGTGAATATTGCCCCCGTTTATTATGTCAGTGGCAATCATGAACACCAATCAGGCTATTTTGAGGAGCTTTCTGAGCAATTAACAGAATCAGGTGTTACTGTTTTGGAAAACGGAAAAACCATTCTACAAAAAAACGGAGACACCATTGCCCTCATTGGCCTTGCGGACAAACGGGTGAACCCTTATTACCAAGCCGTACTTTCCACCCTAATAAAAGGGTCCCATGAAGATGTTTTTCAAATTCTTCTTTCTCATCGTCCCGAACTATTTGAGACCTATGTGGAGAGTGGGATAAATTTAGCTTTTACAGGCCATGCCCATGGGGGACAAATTAGACTGCCCTTTCTTGGCGGCATTTTTGCTCCGAATCAAGGCTTTTTCCCCACCTATACTTCTGGCGTTTATGAGAAAAAGGATACTGCAATGATTGTCAGCCGCGGTTTAGGCAACAGCACCTTTCCTTTCCGCATTTTTAACCGCCCTGAGCTGGTGATGGTCACTTTAAGATTTGAAAATATTTAA
- a CDS encoding DUF402 domain-containing protein — protein MNEIKLYRKRFIPNETIFLKDDIILHRDEDVIITKWFVFRPKEDFDHGISCYYIKQGFKVSKFLNEKNELVYYYCDIIDTEYKKEQNSYIFSDLLADVIIYENGFVKVVDLAELADCLESGIISEKIVKDALRRLDSLLQIIYTNGFTKLSRLLEIEE, from the coding sequence TTGAATGAAATAAAGCTCTATCGAAAACGGTTTATTCCAAATGAAACAATTTTTCTAAAAGATGATATCATTCTTCATCGTGATGAGGATGTCATTATTACAAAGTGGTTTGTTTTTCGGCCAAAGGAGGACTTTGACCACGGCATATCCTGCTATTATATAAAGCAAGGCTTTAAAGTTAGTAAATTCTTAAATGAAAAAAATGAGTTGGTTTATTACTATTGTGATATTATCGATACTGAATATAAAAAGGAACAAAATTCCTATATTTTTAGCGATTTATTGGCGGATGTAATTATTTATGAAAATGGGTTTGTAAAGGTGGTTGATTTGGCAGAGCTTGCAGATTGTTTGGAAAGTGGTATTATTTCTGAAAAAATTGTCAAGGATGCCTTAAGACGGCTGGATTCCCTTTTACAAATTATATACACCAATGGCTTTACCAAGTTGAGTCGGTTATTGGAAATTGAGGAGTAG
- a CDS encoding FtsK/SpoIIIE domain-containing protein, producing the protein MVNKILLRHDYLKLGISQYIDWLPEKAPHIIVCGATGSGKTYFTKLLLGKIALFESTAQIYICDFKGDRDFEFLNGCNHFYRFIKCQDGLQDFYNRFQQRQNGEDKSQNMIVLFFDEWAAYCNSLDKKVIEIEKQKLSNLLMLGRSFKVHIIIAQQRADAQYFGTARDNFSLSIGLGNLSEESKNMLFHEFKNQMNPDRTQGTGYMLTNGAEITSVVVPAITDMNKLHHVIKQGIER; encoded by the coding sequence ATGGTAAATAAAATTTTACTTCGGCATGACTATTTAAAACTTGGCATCAGTCAGTATATTGATTGGCTACCTGAAAAAGCACCGCATATCATTGTATGCGGTGCTACGGGAAGCGGTAAAACATACTTCACTAAACTTTTATTGGGTAAAATTGCTTTATTTGAATCAACGGCACAGATTTATATATGCGACTTCAAGGGTGATAGAGATTTTGAGTTTCTAAATGGTTGTAACCACTTTTACAGATTTATAAAATGCCAAGACGGCTTACAAGATTTTTATAATCGTTTTCAGCAACGGCAAAACGGTGAAGATAAAAGTCAAAATATGATAGTATTGTTTTTTGATGAATGGGCGGCATATTGCAACAGCCTTGATAAAAAGGTCATAGAGATTGAAAAGCAAAAGTTATCAAATCTTCTTATGCTTGGACGATCCTTTAAAGTACATATCATTATCGCCCAACAAAGGGCAGATGCTCAATACTTTGGCACTGCAAGAGATAACTTCAGCCTGTCTATAGGGCTAGGCAATCTAAGCGAAGAAAGCAAAAATATGTTATTTCATGAGTTTAAAAACCAAATGAACCCTGACCGAACACAAGGAACAGGATATATGCTTACAAATGGTGCAGAAATCACCTCTGTGGTTGTCCCAGCTATAACGGACATGAATAAGTTGCACCATGTTATTAAACAGGGCATAGAACGTTAA
- a CDS encoding RNA-directed DNA polymerase has protein sequence MAWYSHAVYIDIADFYNRIYHHTLENQLIACGFENQVIKAIKNLLQNTTQTTSQGIPTGPHASHIYAEMCLIPLDEGLICKGYEFCRYADDIIIFTDSEVQARIVIYEMAKILDSLKLNMQRNKTRIFNQEEFEAYCDDMLVDNPISELEKEMNTVLSNHLDRLYGDTDYVNLDDINKEFFSEETLQKILLEYLDGDLDYQRIRWFYKRLSKVGVDTALGVTVKEFDRLIPAINDIALYFASIADSSGAGLREVGRQLLGLLKNEIIKSNDFFQITILNLFSYTNKFNHISNLINLFGSSNDYVKREIILAAYTSDAVAWIREIKQEYLNLGIWTQRALLIASSLLPVDERKYFIQNVTSNQQENLTIKLISKIILKK, from the coding sequence ATTGCATGGTACTCACATGCAGTTTATATAGATATAGCAGATTTTTACAATAGAATTTATCACCATACTTTGGAGAATCAACTTATTGCGTGTGGATTTGAGAATCAAGTAATAAAAGCGATTAAGAATTTGCTTCAAAATACTACTCAAACAACATCTCAGGGCATTCCCACTGGACCACATGCATCACATATATATGCAGAAATGTGTTTAATACCTCTGGATGAGGGATTAATTTGTAAAGGGTATGAATTTTGCAGATATGCTGATGATATAATAATATTTACCGATTCAGAAGTCCAAGCAAGAATTGTAATCTATGAAATGGCAAAAATATTAGACAGCTTAAAGTTGAATATGCAACGGAATAAAACTAGAATTTTTAATCAAGAAGAGTTTGAAGCTTATTGCGATGATATGTTAGTCGATAACCCAATTAGCGAATTAGAAAAAGAAATGAATACCGTATTATCAAACCATTTAGACAGATTATATGGAGATACAGATTACGTAAATCTTGATGATATTAATAAGGAATTCTTTTCCGAGGAAACGTTGCAAAAAATATTATTAGAATATTTAGATGGTGATTTGGATTATCAGAGAATTAGATGGTTTTATAAGAGATTAAGCAAAGTGGGTGTTGATACTGCACTTGGTGTAACAGTCAAAGAGTTTGATAGATTAATACCAGCAATTAATGATATAGCGTTATATTTTGCTTCAATAGCCGATAGTAGCGGTGCAGGGCTTAGAGAAGTTGGTAGACAGTTATTAGGATTACTAAAAAATGAAATCATAAAATCAAATGACTTTTTTCAGATAACAATATTAAATTTATTTTCATATACAAACAAGTTTAATCACATTTCTAACCTAATAAATTTGTTTGGTAGCTCTAATGACTATGTAAAAAGAGAAATTATTTTGGCAGCGTATACTTCAGATGCAGTAGCATGGATTAGAGAAATCAAACAAGAATATCTTAATCTTGGCATTTGGACACAAAGGGCGTTATTGATTGCATCTTCATTGCTGCCAGTGGACGAGAGAAAATATTTTATACAAAATGTAACCTCAAATCAACAAGAAAATTTAACAATAAAGTTAATATCAAAAATCATATTGAAAAAATAG
- a CDS encoding helix-turn-helix domain-containing protein produces MKKNRLNPLQAELLCAYMEIKDNQIPIYDLIGDEMLFDIPKQQNERIPKKVTIEELANILGTSPSSVQKWRIGERSIPPVFIQQIEQILKIPEGQLEYKDDFIHSIYKVKCKIFTDLRRLEPRSLFVLNENFDAYLDIERVSWDFFCTFQRLSEENKIKVKNELYGMKTNIEMQLNLIDRISLYSKIKRIGNEKYTRFNDGLEDENRNDFRKNQIRKLIQKINKTSELNCELFLSQLEHNIYNVDEEGWDVLIAFMLLGRLINSSSEQQETIIKLVNELAST; encoded by the coding sequence ATGAAAAAAAATCGTCTAAATCCCTTACAAGCAGAGCTTTTATGTGCTTACATGGAAATTAAAGATAATCAAATTCCCATTTATGATTTAATAGGAGATGAAATGCTTTTTGATATTCCTAAACAGCAAAATGAAAGGATTCCAAAAAAGGTAACCATAGAGGAGCTAGCGAATATACTTGGAACAAGCCCGTCATCAGTGCAAAAATGGAGAATTGGTGAGCGTTCGATACCACCAGTTTTTATACAACAGATTGAGCAAATTTTGAAGATACCAGAAGGACAACTAGAATACAAAGACGATTTCATTCATTCTATATATAAAGTTAAATGTAAAATATTTACTGATTTAAGGCGACTTGAGCCACGTTCTCTTTTTGTGCTTAATGAAAATTTCGATGCTTACCTTGATATCGAAAGAGTTTCATGGGATTTTTTTTGCACATTTCAACGGCTTAGTGAAGAAAACAAGATAAAAGTAAAAAACGAATTATACGGAATGAAGACAAATATTGAAATGCAACTAAATTTAATTGATAGGATTTCTTTATATTCAAAAATAAAGAGAATTGGTAATGAGAAATATACACGGTTTAATGATGGTCTTGAGGATGAAAATAGAAATGATTTCCGTAAAAACCAAATTAGAAAACTAATCCAAAAAATAAATAAGACTTCAGAATTAAATTGTGAATTGTTTTTATCACAGCTCGAACATAATATTTATAATGTGGATGAAGAAGGTTGGGATGTATTAATTGCTTTTATGCTACTGGGGCGGTTGATAAATTCTTCCTCTGAACAGCAGGAAACAATAATAAAACTGGTTAACGAATTGGCATCTACTTAA
- a CDS encoding (deoxy)nucleoside triphosphate pyrophosphohydrolase, which translates to MTEVVAALLCRENRFLICQRPPHKKRGLLWEFVGGKLEAGESQAEALIRECREELGIEIKVGKKYMELTHIYPDITINLILFQGEIIQGEPQLLEHKDFRWITVEEIPEYTFCPADKEILSRLMEFGLQGS; encoded by the coding sequence ATGACAGAGGTTGTGGCGGCACTGCTGTGCAGAGAAAACCGGTTTTTGATTTGTCAACGTCCCCCTCATAAAAAAAGGGGACTTCTTTGGGAATTTGTGGGGGGCAAACTGGAAGCCGGAGAGAGTCAGGCAGAAGCACTTATACGGGAGTGTCGTGAGGAATTGGGCATAGAAATAAAGGTAGGAAAAAAATATATGGAATTAACCCATATATATCCAGATATCACCATAAATTTGATTTTGTTTCAAGGTGAAATTATTCAAGGTGAGCCTCAATTACTGGAGCACAAGGATTTTCGGTGGATTACAGTAGAAGAGATTCCTGAATACACCTTTTGCCCTGCGGATAAAGAAATATTATCCCGTTTGATGGAATTTGGATTGCAGGGAAGCTGA
- a CDS encoding replication protein, whose translation MSDEVGGKERTHHTHIFIACSSAIRFSTIKNRFPQGHAEIARSTSATNRDYVFKEGKWENDQKAGTKIPDTQEEWGELPAERQGMRNDLADLYDMIKDGMTNFEIIEEVPEHLLNLDKIEKTRQTIREEQFNTTFRILEVIYIWGATNTGKTRSVMEQFGYENVFRVTNYQHGGFDGYKGQDVIIFEEFRSSLKIQDMLCYLDGYPLELPCRYVNKVACFTKVFIITNINLTEQYRANFCQDKETWDAFIRRINKVRVYKKINTYDEYTTEEYLKCSWFYDEDLCNDNPFED comes from the coding sequence ATGAGTGACGAAGTTGGAGGGAAAGAAAGAACACATCACACCCATATCTTTATAGCTTGCTCTTCTGCTATACGTTTTTCAACGATTAAAAACAGATTCCCTCAAGGTCATGCGGAAATCGCAAGAAGTACATCGGCAACTAATAGAGACTATGTGTTTAAAGAAGGCAAGTGGGAAAATGATCAAAAAGCAGGTACAAAAATACCTGATACCCAAGAGGAATGGGGAGAACTTCCTGCTGAACGTCAAGGTATGCGGAATGATTTGGCTGACTTATATGACATGATAAAGGATGGTATGACAAATTTTGAGATTATAGAAGAAGTTCCCGAACACCTGTTGAATTTAGATAAAATTGAAAAAACCAGACAGACCATTAGAGAAGAGCAATTTAATACCACTTTTCGAATACTAGAGGTTATATACATATGGGGTGCAACGAATACAGGCAAGACACGAAGTGTTATGGAACAATTTGGATATGAGAATGTTTTTAGAGTAACTAACTATCAGCATGGGGGCTTTGATGGTTATAAAGGTCAGGATGTGATAATATTTGAAGAATTTCGTTCCAGTCTTAAAATTCAAGATATGCTTTGTTATCTTGATGGCTATCCACTTGAATTACCTTGTCGCTATGTAAATAAGGTTGCTTGTTTCACAAAAGTTTTTATTATAACAAATATAAACCTCACAGAACAATATAGAGCAAATTTTTGCCAAGATAAAGAAACATGGGACGCTTTTATTAGACGAATAAACAAAGTACGAGTTTATAAAAAAATAAATACCTATGATGAATACACAACAGAAGAATATTTAAAATGTAGTTGGTTTTATGATGAAGACTTGTGTAATGATAACCCTTTTGAAGATTAG
- the radC gene encoding RadC family protein gives MAAGIHSGHRERMRQRFLQEGGEGFHDHELLEMLLYYAVPRGDTNPLAHKMVKEFGSLPTLMEAESMDISRLCGVGINTAILISLQKEISKRCIQARWRDRPTLNSLGLAIEYCKSLMAYKNREFFYAVCLDNKRRVINTVQIAEGTVNSAAIHPRVVMEAALKLQASAVIFTHNHPGGNCKPTFDDIETTAKLAKLLFAIEVQLIDHIIIADGMTFSFLENKLLNKEVMEEQL, from the coding sequence ATGGCAGCGGGTATCCACAGTGGGCATCGGGAACGAATGAGACAGCGGTTTTTACAAGAGGGTGGTGAAGGTTTTCATGACCATGAGCTTTTGGAAATGCTCCTTTATTATGCTGTACCCAGGGGAGATACCAATCCCCTAGCTCATAAAATGGTAAAGGAATTTGGTTCCTTGCCAACCCTAATGGAAGCTGAGTCTATGGATATTTCTCGTCTTTGCGGTGTGGGAATAAACACGGCGATATTGATTTCTTTGCAAAAAGAAATCAGCAAGCGGTGCATACAAGCCCGATGGCGTGATAGACCTACGCTGAATTCCTTGGGTCTTGCCATTGAATATTGCAAATCTTTGATGGCATATAAAAACCGAGAATTTTTTTATGCAGTATGCTTGGACAATAAGCGGCGGGTGATTAATACAGTGCAGATTGCCGAGGGTACAGTAAACTCAGCGGCGATACACCCCAGAGTTGTCATGGAGGCAGCATTAAAATTGCAGGCTTCAGCGGTAATTTTCACCCACAATCATCCTGGAGGCAATTGTAAGCCAACCTTTGATGATATTGAGACAACTGCAAAGCTGGCGAAGCTCTTGTTTGCAATAGAAGTTCAGTTAATTGACCATATTATTATTGCAGATGGTATGACATTTAGTTTTTTGGAGAATAAATTATTAAATAAAGAAGTAATGGAGGAACAATTATGA
- a CDS encoding DNA polymerase Y family protein has translation MRTIFHIDVNSAFLSWSAVKMLKEGSMLDLRTVPSAVAGDSESRRGIILAKSTPAKKYGISTGEPKGFALQKCPELICVPPDFSLYTRNSEEMFRILSQYSDRVEPFSIDEGFLDYTGMEYLFGTPLEGAEKIKEHIKKELGFTVNIGISVNKLLAKMAGELEKPDKIITLFPEELEKKLWPLPVEEMFMVGRRIGPRLRKMGIRTIGELAKYPAALLEKEFKSYGRMLNAYANGIDDTSVAHVETVQEVKSVGNSTTIPYDVEEREEAYKILLSLSETVSMRLREGRFCAREIGVVIKTTDFQVYSHQTKLLNAIDCTNAVYETAKKVFDEAWKKEPIRHLGIRAAHLCSDECIQLSILDEDWSKEKQADAAMDILRGKYGRETVVRSTFIGGIEPAYGGGSLKINHLKK, from the coding sequence ATGAGAACAATTTTTCATATTGACGTCAATAGTGCGTTTTTAAGTTGGAGTGCGGTAAAAATGTTAAAAGAGGGCAGTATGTTAGATTTGCGTACCGTTCCCTCAGCTGTTGCGGGAGATAGTGAAAGCCGCAGAGGCATAATACTTGCAAAAAGCACCCCTGCCAAAAAATATGGCATTTCCACAGGGGAACCAAAGGGCTTTGCTTTGCAAAAATGCCCGGAATTAATTTGTGTTCCTCCTGACTTTTCTTTGTATACCAGAAATTCGGAAGAAATGTTTCGCATCCTTTCTCAATACTCCGACCGTGTAGAACCCTTTAGTATTGATGAAGGTTTTCTTGACTATACGGGAATGGAATACCTTTTTGGTACACCCTTGGAGGGGGCTGAAAAAATAAAAGAGCATATTAAAAAAGAATTGGGTTTTACTGTAAATATTGGCATTAGTGTAAACAAGCTTTTGGCAAAAATGGCTGGAGAATTGGAGAAGCCGGATAAAATCATCACGCTCTTTCCTGAAGAGTTGGAAAAAAAGCTATGGCCTTTGCCTGTGGAAGAAATGTTTATGGTGGGCAGAAGAATTGGTCCACGACTGAGGAAGATGGGCATCCGAACCATTGGGGAATTGGCAAAGTATCCTGCTGCTCTTTTGGAAAAGGAGTTCAAAAGCTATGGCAGAATGCTGAATGCTTATGCCAATGGGATAGATGATACTTCGGTTGCTCATGTGGAAACAGTGCAGGAGGTGAAAAGTGTTGGGAACAGCACCACCATCCCTTATGATGTGGAGGAGCGGGAAGAGGCTTACAAAATACTTCTTTCCTTGTCGGAAACGGTTTCTATGCGATTGCGAGAGGGTAGGTTTTGTGCAAGAGAAATTGGCGTGGTAATTAAAACCACTGATTTTCAAGTGTACTCCCATCAAACAAAGCTGTTGAATGCCATTGATTGTACCAATGCGGTTTATGAAACAGCTAAAAAGGTTTTTGATGAAGCATGGAAGAAGGAACCCATCCGCCATCTAGGGATTCGTGCAGCACATTTATGCAGTGACGAGTGCATTCAGCTTTCCATTTTGGATGAGGACTGGAGCAAGGAGAAGCAGGCGGATGCCGCCATGGATATTCTTCGTGGGAAGTACGGACGAGAAACGGTGGTTAGATCTACTTTTATTGGCGGCATTGAGCCTGCCTACGGTGGGGGAAGCTTAAAGATAAATCATCTAAAGAAATGA
- a CDS encoding PspC domain-containing protein, giving the protein MTKRLYRSSTNVKISGVCGGIGEYFDVDPTLIRLLWILVSLFTGVFLGVLAYVICVCVVPVDTGYIDGEYKEKQ; this is encoded by the coding sequence ATGACAAAAAGATTATATCGTTCTAGTACAAATGTAAAAATTTCAGGTGTGTGTGGCGGCATTGGTGAGTATTTTGATGTTGACCCTACGTTAATTCGTTTGCTTTGGATTTTGGTAAGCTTATTTACAGGTGTTTTTTTGGGTGTTTTGGCGTATGTGATTTGTGTATGTGTTGTTCCGGTTGATACAGGGTATATTGACGGCGAGTACAAAGAAAAGCAATAA
- a CDS encoding helix-turn-helix domain-containing protein: MNEISLKLKFLRESIGISQSKIAELIGTTQASINRYENAQSSPPLKTLLWYADFFDVSMDYIFGRTEQPQGKLYTNNPNVIEAVTENNKELKQFVDMCFDASSPISKKLKNMLVEMLQEGKQ, encoded by the coding sequence ATGAATGAAATATCCTTGAAACTAAAATTTTTAAGAGAAAGTATCGGTATTTCTCAATCAAAAATTGCTGAGTTAATTGGTACGACGCAAGCTAGTATTAATCGTTATGAAAATGCGCAGTCCTCGCCACCACTTAAGACATTGCTTTGGTATGCAGATTTTTTTGATGTATCAATGGACTATATTTTTGGACGAACCGAACAACCGCAGGGAAAGCTTTATACCAACAATCCAAATGTTATTGAAGCAGTAACTGAAAATAATAAAGAGTTGAAGCAGTTTGTTGATATGTGCTTTGATGCATCATCACCAATTAGCAAAAAGCTAAAAAATATGCTTGTTGAAATGTTACAGGAGGGCAAACAATGA
- a CDS encoding putative quinol monooxygenase: MIVLIAKSVVAEKNQAAFLQLAKKMVEETRKEPGCIFYDLVRDTNEAEVFYFVEKYVDQAAVDAHTGSDYFKAYVPQLQPLRKDSHLSRCEIVSFE; the protein is encoded by the coding sequence ATGATTGTTTTAATTGCAAAAAGCGTTGTGGCAGAGAAAAATCAGGCTGCTTTTTTACAGCTTGCGAAAAAAATGGTGGAGGAAACAAGAAAGGAACCCGGATGTATTTTTTACGATTTGGTTCGGGATACCAATGAAGCAGAAGTATTTTATTTCGTGGAAAAATATGTTGACCAAGCTGCGGTAGATGCCCACACCGGTTCTGATTATTTTAAAGCCTATGTACCTCAATTGCAGCCTTTGCGGAAAGATTCCCATTTGAGCCGCTGCGAAATTGTATCATTTGAGTGA
- a CDS encoding recombinase family protein, translating into MKAIIYARYSSDNQREESIEGQLRECKAYAEKNEITLLGTYIDRALSAKTDNRPEFQRMIKDSSKNLFDMVLVWKLDRFARNRYDSAHYKSILRKNGVKVVSATEAIADDSTGILLESLLEGYAEFYSAELSEKVIRGLTENALKCKYNGGGLPIGYTIDNEQYFQIDPLTAPLVLETYKRYADGETIKQLVDYLNSKGIQTYRHKPLCIDSVKRLLRNRRYIGEYKYRDTIIPNGVPAIIPNDLFERVGERLTRNKTAPARAKAKDEKYLLTTKLFCGKCGKFMVGESGTSKTGHTHRYYRCVNTKKKKICDKKPVRKDWIEEIVIQYTKKILFNDKLLNDIADSILTLQKKENFTLPMLKKQLSETNKGIENILNAIQQGILTSSTKNRLEELEEAKNQLEINIIQEEMEKPALTKDQIIFWLHRFRNSDISNPDHRQRLVDSFINSVYLYDDRIILTFNYKEGSKTISLNDIESSDFSASGALIKSHV; encoded by the coding sequence ATGAAAGCAATCATTTATGCACGTTATTCCTCTGATAACCAACGTGAAGAAAGCATAGAAGGACAGTTAAGAGAGTGCAAAGCTTATGCTGAAAAAAACGAAATTACTCTTTTAGGTACATATATTGACAGGGCTTTATCTGCAAAAACGGATAACCGCCCCGAATTTCAGCGCATGATAAAAGACAGCTCTAAAAATCTATTTGATATGGTGCTTGTTTGGAAGCTTGACCGCTTTGCACGAAACCGCTATGATAGCGCCCATTATAAGTCAATCTTGCGTAAAAATGGAGTTAAGGTAGTATCAGCTACCGAAGCCATTGCTGATGATAGCACAGGTATTTTGCTAGAAAGCCTTTTAGAGGGATATGCTGAATTTTACAGCGCTGAACTTTCTGAAAAAGTTATTAGAGGTCTTACAGAAAATGCTTTAAAATGTAAATATAATGGCGGTGGTTTACCCATTGGTTACACGATAGATAACGAACAATATTTTCAAATTGACCCTTTAACAGCACCTCTTGTACTGGAAACATATAAACGCTATGCCGATGGTGAAACGATAAAACAGCTTGTGGATTATCTAAATAGCAAGGGTATACAAACCTACCGACATAAACCCCTGTGTATTGACTCAGTTAAAAGATTATTGCGGAATCGTCGATATATTGGAGAATATAAGTATCGTGATACAATCATTCCAAATGGAGTTCCTGCAATTATTCCAAATGATCTATTTGAACGTGTAGGAGAACGATTGACAAGGAATAAGACAGCCCCTGCTCGTGCAAAGGCAAAAGACGAAAAATATTTACTTACAACGAAATTATTTTGTGGAAAATGTGGTAAATTTATGGTTGGAGAAAGTGGAACAAGCAAAACAGGACATACCCATAGATATTACCGCTGTGTTAATACCAAAAAGAAAAAAATATGTGATAAGAAACCTGTTAGAAAAGATTGGATTGAGGAAATAGTTATTCAATATACGAAGAAAATTCTTTTTAATGATAAGTTGTTAAATGATATTGCTGATAGTATCCTTACATTACAAAAAAAAGAAAATTTTACCCTTCCGATGCTTAAAAAACAACTTTCTGAAACAAATAAAGGAATTGAGAATATTCTTAATGCAATTCAACAGGGAATCTTAACAAGTTCTACAAAAAATAGATTAGAGGAATTAGAAGAAGCAAAAAATCAGCTTGAAATTAATATTATTCAAGAAGAAATGGAAAAGCCCGCATTAACAAAAGATCAAATTATATTTTGGTTACATCGTTTTAGAAATAGTGATATAAGTAATCCTGATCATAGACAACGATTAGTTGATAGTTTTATAAATTCTGTCTATTTGTATGATGATAGAATTATTTTAACATTTAACTATAAAGAAGGTAGTAAAACGATTTCGCTAAATGATATAGAAAGTTCGGATTTTAGTGCTTCTGGTGCACTGATAAAAAGCCATGTATGA